In Oncorhynchus mykiss isolate Arlee chromosome 19, USDA_OmykA_1.1, whole genome shotgun sequence, the sequence CACCAGGCAGGAACGCATGAAAGCGGTAAGTAGGGTTTTTTCTGTTCTTATACTGCTACATTGTGTGACAGTTTCAATAGGCAAGAATATAATATACTGATAGATAATCAATACTGATAGATAATCAATCAGGATTTTCAATCATTTTATACCTGGAGATACAATGTTTGAACGATAGCCTAAAGTGGGTGCGCATTGCAATAACCTTGAGTAGTTATTCTTTATCAGTAGTTGTGTTTTTAAGTTGTAGAGACCAATGTTTCCTGTCAGATCacggaggagatggagaggaggctGTCCCAGCTCCGTGAAGATGTGTCCAGGCAGACAGAGCTCCACCACAGTGCCCTGCAGAGAGCCCAGCTGGCTGAGCAACAGGTCACAGACCTCAGCGACAGGCTGCAGTGTTTGGAAGCTGAGCTGATGACTTCAGACGTGCACCGAGATGGGCTGAGTCATGACAGACAGCTTGTGAGTGAGCACACTGGCAACCATGTAGAGTGTGCAGTAGGTGAACATCACACATTTCTCCACTGgtgctggaccccccccccccccccccaaaaaaatgataacagtctttataactaATGTTAGACACAGTATATAGAACATATAACTACGGGAGTATATAACACTGTTGATACCTCCATGCTATAGTACGCTATagtaaataatcccacagcacccaATCCCCCTCCTCAAAAAATATCTAAACAACCACACCCTTGCCTTTCGTGAACCAACTCCTTTTTCCTACTAGCATTGGCTTttctgatagctactttattgaggaaaaattgACTTACTATAattgagatgtggttgtcccacctagctatcttaagatgaatgcactaactgtaagatgctctggataaaagcgtctgctaaaagacgaaaatgtaaatgtaaaacgtACACTGGGTGGACGAAACAATTACGAACACctcctctttccatgacatagactgaccaggtgaatccaggtgaaagctatgatcccttatggatgtcattagttaaatccacttcaaatcagtccccgggtccagaacaaattcaaggaaacatacagtattatacagagccatgagtggaTGGAActcagcaaacctggtttaaaaaaaaaacgaataaaacgacacaacgcctctcccccatgtgacctacttgttgtgtgtatgtactgacgtgtgctaactgatagatgcacacacacactacatgttcatgtttagAAACGGATGTCAATTCTAAAGTCTTTTATTTTTTGGTAAAGCCTTTTTCGTTGTGTGTCGGACCCCGTCACTAAGACTAGCGGACGCTAATGGGGAGCCTAATAATTCAAAGCAaatcagcgtagatgaaggggaggagacaggttaaagagggaTTTTGAAGGCCTTGAGGCaatggagacatggattgtgtgtgtgtgccattcaaagggagaatgggcaaggcaaaagtGCCTCATAAACTCAGTTTATAGAGTGCGGTAATAGAGCACGGGAGCAGCATACTATGTGTGGGAGCTTTTCTTTTTTATGACCAAATCTGGAAAGGGACTTTAATAGGACCGGGACCACGACCATCCTCATACTAAAATCAGAATGGTACATTTACTGTAAATGGATTTGGATGTTTCTAGAATAGCAGAGATATCACTGCCTTGGCCTGAATTCAAAGTGTCCCCAGAGTAGGAGTACTCATCTAAGAACAGGCATCTAAGAACTCTTATTCGTTATGACCACccgtacgtaaaatgtatgcatgtatgactaagtctctttggataaaagcgtctactaaatggcatatattatttaaAAGGCTAAATTGCAGCACTCCAACTCCGAGACACTATGTAAATATGGGCCTTGTGTTTTCCCATGTAGTATGAGCAGTTCCTGGAACAGTTGTCAGAGAGGATGAAAGTAGACGGTATCGCCACTGACCTGGGCTACGACATGAGACTTCAGCTCATTCTGTCTCGGGCAGAGCAACTTGTCAAACTAGAAGGGACGGCTTTGGTGGAGAGCAAGACCCTGGCCCACAACCAACAGCGAAAGGTACACAAAATGAAACTAGTAGCTACTGAACCAACAACTTAAAGAGTGTACATATCATTTGTTTATAGTCAGAGGGTTGTTTGCACACCTTACATCGTTGTATACATTGTCACACCTTACATCATTGTATAAAACAAAACTCAAGCACACTGGTATTTTTGTATGATCCGCATTCCACAATGTACAGTATTTAATGGATCGCACGCCAACATTTATGTCAATCTAGTTACTATCATTACTGTTCCATCTACTAGTATCATTTGTATGTTGTGCTTAAATACCTGTTTACCATGTTTACCGTATACCATGTTACCTGCAGTTGAAGATCCAGAAGGAGCGGTTGGAGAGTAAGGAGCTCCACATGGAGCTGTTGAGGAGGAAGGTGTCTGAGCTagaggaggaaaagagaagtCGCTCAGCCCTGGCCATGCAGCGAGACGACGCCAATGTGACCGCCCGGAagatgcaggtagcctagaggctAGAGGGGTGGGCTAGTAGCcagaaggttgctggttcaagcccCAGGCACGGGCATAAAAAGTGGAAACTGAACCGGCAACTGAAGGGCTGCTGGTCTGTGATCCCAGGTACTAGCTCCTGTCATTGTGCCCTTTAGCATGGCACTTACCCCCTAAAACTGAACCCCTAAAGCTCCACATCCAGGGGCGAGGTTAAGATAGACAGAAGCCACATTTCTGTTTCTTACTAAACTGACGATAAAGtatgtattctactgtatctaaagAATCTATTCTATCTTAAGTATCTATTCTATCCTAAAGAAGAAGGTGGAGCGACTACAGGAGGAACTAGGATCCAGTAAGGTCTCCATCACAGAGCTCAAGGCCCAGCTGTCACACACCAACGAGCTGAAGGTAGAGGGCAGGACAGCTCAGGCCCACACATCCTCTAGAGGCAGAGTCATATAACTTCATTTCCTGGCGACTTCCTGTAGCTACAAGATTGCATATTGAGTTTGAATAAAAGTTGGTTATTAAAACCCCTAAGCACGGTCTTATATGTAAATTGGGAATAATTGTTTAAAGACTATACTTTCTAATGTTATGTTGTTGTTAAGTAACGTGATCAAAATACATTCATGTCCAATTTGGAATGATGTGTCGAAGCTCAAAGTCCTGGAGCAGAGTCAGACCAATGCGGAGCAGAGTCAGAGACTGGAGGACCTGCAGAAGGGCAAGGCCAAGGTGGAGAAGAAGTTCAGCACAGCCAGGACAGACCTACAGAGCCAGGAGCATCTGGCCAGGGAGGCCCAGCAGCAGTTGACCAGCCTTAGACAGACCCTGGCTCAGctcactgacagagagagagaggtggggaggatggatggatggatacatAGTCGTATTAACatgcacatacgcacgcacgcacgcacgcacacacacacacacacataatataatTTGATTGAGGAGTACAGAAAAAGACCATCCGAAACCTGACTGGAAGTATGTTTACTCTGTTGTTTCAGTTGG encodes:
- the ccdc170 gene encoding coiled-coil domain-containing protein 170 isoform X2 is translated as MTHHNGANGDILRIVEYINVEPCLERDRLRMRVSVLEESVRSYEVECKASRETVMRLVAEVARERRNTAGSAEALDLLRLDLDSALLTKRSTDMENQSLAERLEANQRVVEAAKQEAGCLERQIQELEGKLQTSQGKNQATKGRLQALLGEVGALLQLGLSMPTEEEILQRLGDLCTRQERMKAITEEMERRLSQLREDVSRQTELHHSALQRAQLAEQQVTDLSDRLQCLEAELMTSDVHRDGLSHDRQLYEQFLEQLSERMKVDGIATDLGYDMRLQLILSRAEQLVKLEGTALVESKTLAHNQQRKLKIQKERLESKELHMELLRRKVSELEEEKRSRSALAMQRDDANVTARKMQKKVERLQEELGSSKVSITELKAQLSHTNELKLKVLEQSQTNAEQSQRLEDLQKGKAKVEKKFSTARTDLQSQEHLAREAQQQLTSLRQTLAQLTDRERELVDFRMVVSQMLGLDVSALALPNYEIIKSLESLLHPHHHPHHDLHHHSLALSWPCPTHYQNHHLLQLQDRDTSGSVTSRSAFSQRSTGPEALL
- the ccdc170 gene encoding coiled-coil domain-containing protein 170 isoform X4, producing MESTDTATEGRQLDKVEPCLERDRLRMRVSVLEESVRSYEVECKASRETVMRLVAEVARERRNTAGSAEALDLLRLDLDSALLTKRSTDMENQSLAERLEANQRVVEAAKQEAGCLERQIQELEGKLQTSQGKNQATKGRLQALLGEVGALLQLGLSMPTEEEILQRLGDLCTRQERMKAITEEMERRLSQLREDVSRQTELHHSALQRAQLAEQQVTDLSDRLQCLEAELMTSDVHRDGLSHDRQLYEQFLEQLSERMKVDGIATDLGYDMRLQLILSRAEQLVKLEGTALVESKTLAHNQQRKLKIQKERLESKELHMELLRRKVSELEEEKRSRSALAMQRDDANVTARKMQKKVERLQEELGSSKVSITELKAQLSHTNELKLKVLEQSQTNAEQSQRLEDLQKGKAKVEKKFSTARTDLQSQEHLAREAQQQLTSLRQTLAQLTDRERELVDFRMVVSQMLGLDVSALALPNYEIIKSLESLLHPHHHPHHDLHHHSLALSWPCPTHYQNHHLLQLQDRDTSGSVTSRSAFSQRSTGPEALL
- the ccdc170 gene encoding coiled-coil domain-containing protein 170 isoform X3 translates to MTHHNGANGDILRIVEYINVEPCLERDRLRMRVSVLEESVRSYEVECKASRETVMRLVAEVARERRNTAGSAEALDLLRLDLDSALLTKRSTDMENQSLAERLEANQRVVEAAKQEAGCLERQIQELEGKLQTSQGKNQATKGRLQALLGEVGALLQLGLSMPTEEEILQRLGDLCTRQERMKAITEEMERRLSQLREDVSRQTELHHSALQRAQLAEQQVTDLSDRLQCLEAELMTSDVHRDGLSHDRQLYEQFLEQLSERMKVDGIATDLGYDMRLQLILSRAEQLVKLEGTALVESKTLAHNQQRKLKIQKERLESKELHMELLRRKVSELEEEKRSRSALAMQRDDANVTARKMQKVERLQEELGSSKVSITELKAQLSHTNELKLKVLEQSQTNAEQSQRLEDLQKGKAKVEKKFSTARTDLQSQEHLAREAQQQLTSLRQTLAQLTDRERELVDFRMVVSQMLGLDVSALALPNYEIIKSLESLLHPHHHPHHDLHHHSLALSWPCPTHYQNHHLLQLQDRDTSGSVTSRSAFSQRSTGPEALL